Proteins encoded within one genomic window of Kibdelosporangium phytohabitans:
- a CDS encoding NAD(P)H-dependent glycerol-3-phosphate dehydrogenase — MALARIAVLGAGSWGTTYAKVMADAGRDVVLWARRPEVAEAVTRQHENPDYLPGVRLPDNLTSTSDPVEALDGAEAVVLAVPSQSLRVNLSRWRLPAGATLVSLAKGVELGTLKRMSEVVAEVAGVPSNHVAVVSGPNLAMEIAREQPTATVIACEDHDRAVDLQHASTTGYFRPYTNTDVIGCELGGACKNVIALSCGMAAGIGFGDNTLATLITRGLAETARLGMALGADPMTFAGLAGLGDLVATCSSPLSRNRTFGERLGRGQSLAEAQQATHGQVAEGVKSCSSIRALAVRHGVDMPITEVVHRVCHDGLDPREAGAELIGRKVRPER; from the coding sequence ATGGCGCTGGCGCGGATCGCGGTGCTCGGCGCGGGTTCGTGGGGCACCACCTACGCCAAGGTGATGGCCGACGCGGGCCGGGACGTCGTGTTGTGGGCCCGCAGGCCCGAGGTCGCCGAAGCGGTGACCAGGCAGCACGAGAACCCCGACTACCTGCCCGGTGTCCGGCTGCCGGACAACCTCACGTCCACATCGGACCCGGTTGAGGCGCTGGACGGCGCCGAGGCCGTCGTGCTCGCCGTGCCGAGCCAGAGCCTGCGCGTGAACCTGTCGCGCTGGCGGCTTCCCGCCGGTGCGACGCTGGTCAGCCTGGCCAAGGGCGTGGAACTGGGCACGCTCAAGCGGATGAGCGAGGTCGTCGCGGAAGTCGCGGGCGTGCCGTCGAATCACGTCGCCGTGGTCTCCGGACCGAACCTGGCCATGGAGATCGCACGCGAGCAGCCGACCGCGACCGTGATCGCGTGCGAGGACCACGACCGGGCCGTCGACCTGCAGCACGCCAGCACCACCGGGTACTTCCGGCCGTACACGAACACCGACGTGATCGGCTGCGAACTCGGTGGGGCGTGCAAGAACGTCATCGCGTTGTCCTGCGGGATGGCCGCGGGCATCGGGTTCGGCGACAACACGCTGGCCACGCTGATCACGCGGGGACTGGCCGAGACCGCCCGGCTGGGCATGGCGCTCGGCGCGGACCCGATGACCTTCGCCGGCCTTGCCGGGCTGGGGGATCTGGTCGCGACCTGCTCGTCGCCGTTGTCGCGCAACCGGACTTTCGGCGAGCGGCTCGGCCGGGGGCAGAGCCTGGCCGAGGCCCAGCAGGCGACGCACGGCCAGGTCGCGGAAGGCGTGAAGTCCTGCTCGTCGATCAGGGCGCTGGCCGTGCGGCACGGCGTCGACATGCCGATCACCGAGGTGGTGCACCGGGTCTGCCACGACGGTCTCGACCCCCGCGAAGCAGGCGCCGAACTGATCGGCCGCAAGGTCAGGCCGGAGCGGTGA
- a CDS encoding DUF3515 domain-containing protein, which yields MDRTRVVIAAGLAVLLVAGVIIVSLVFGSGNDQVAQPQPPSAPLRTGPVPLVPVPAPAAASADCTTLIQKVPATLQADKGVLTKAALAEPAPPASVAWTDQRSEPVVLRCGLEKPAELTPTTQNLRAVDGVSWLPVEGPGSTTWYLADRPVYVALTIPGDTGTGPLQDISTLVGKTLAKKTS from the coding sequence GTGGACAGGACAAGGGTTGTCATAGCGGCGGGGCTCGCCGTGCTGCTCGTCGCCGGGGTGATCATCGTCAGCCTCGTTTTCGGGTCGGGCAACGACCAGGTGGCACAACCGCAGCCGCCGTCCGCACCCCTGCGGACCGGACCGGTTCCGCTGGTGCCGGTGCCCGCTCCGGCCGCGGCGTCGGCCGACTGCACCACCCTGATCCAGAAAGTCCCAGCCACGCTGCAGGCCGACAAAGGCGTACTGACCAAGGCGGCGCTGGCCGAGCCCGCGCCGCCCGCGTCGGTGGCGTGGACCGACCAGCGCTCCGAACCTGTCGTGTTGCGCTGCGGCTTGGAGAAACCAGCCGAGCTGACGCCGACGACGCAGAACCTGCGCGCGGTGGACGGCGTGTCGTGGCTGCCGGTCGAAGGCCCCGGGTCGACCACGTGGTACCTGGCCGACCGCCCGGTCTACGTCGCGCTGACCATCCCCGGCGACACCGGAACCGGCCCATTGCAGGACATCTCCACACTCGTCGGCAAAACCCTCGCCAAGAAAACCTCGTGA
- a CDS encoding thiamine-phosphate kinase produces the protein MRSDTPDQAGTVAELGEFNLIQRLTGGRAQPPSTLLGPGDDAAVVVASDGRVVASTDVLVEGVHFRLDWSTPEQVGHKAVAVNLADVAAMGATPTAVLVGLACPPRTTVELLDGITAGMWQEANRARVGVVGGDVVSSETLVISVTALGDLQGRSAIRRSGALAGDVVAVCGKLGWSAAGLAVLGRGFRSPVTVVSAHRAPEPPYDAGAQAALAGATAMIDVSDGLLSDLGHIATASAVAIDVRTDLLEVHQRLVDVGTALGADPRHWVLTGGEDHALAATFPGPSEVPDGWVTIGTVRRGEGVTVDGRPYDGPGGWQHWR, from the coding sequence GTGCGATCGGACACGCCGGACCAGGCGGGCACCGTCGCCGAGTTGGGTGAGTTCAACCTGATTCAGCGGTTGACCGGTGGACGAGCCCAGCCACCGAGCACGCTGCTCGGCCCCGGCGACGACGCGGCCGTCGTGGTCGCGTCCGACGGGCGTGTGGTGGCGAGCACGGACGTGCTCGTCGAAGGCGTGCACTTCCGCCTGGACTGGTCCACTCCGGAACAGGTTGGGCACAAAGCGGTCGCGGTGAACCTCGCGGACGTGGCCGCGATGGGCGCGACACCGACGGCGGTCCTCGTCGGGCTGGCGTGCCCGCCGCGGACCACAGTGGAACTGCTCGACGGGATCACCGCGGGCATGTGGCAGGAAGCCAATCGCGCGCGGGTCGGTGTGGTCGGCGGCGACGTCGTCAGCTCCGAGACGCTGGTGATATCCGTCACTGCGCTGGGGGATCTGCAGGGGCGGTCGGCGATCAGGCGCTCCGGGGCGCTGGCAGGCGACGTCGTCGCCGTCTGCGGGAAGCTCGGGTGGTCAGCGGCCGGGCTTGCCGTGCTGGGCCGGGGGTTCCGCTCACCGGTCACAGTCGTCAGCGCGCACCGCGCGCCGGAACCGCCGTACGACGCCGGAGCGCAGGCCGCGCTGGCCGGTGCGACCGCGATGATCGACGTGTCCGACGGGCTGCTCTCGGACCTCGGCCACATCGCCACGGCCTCCGCCGTGGCCATCGACGTGCGCACGGATCTGCTCGAAGTGCACCAGCGACTCGTCGACGTCGGCACCGCGCTCGGCGCCGACCCTCGGCACTGGGTGCTCACCGGCGGCGAGGACCACGCGCTCGCCGCGACTTTCCCCGGCCCGTCGGAGGTCCCGGACGGCTGGGTCACCATCGGCACGGTCAGACGCGGCGAAGGCGTTACCGTGGACGGCCGCCCGTACGACGGTCCCGGTGGCTGGCAGCACTGGCGATAG
- a CDS encoding D-alanine--D-alanine ligase family protein: MSEPKIRVAVVFGGRSTEHAISCVSAASVLANVDTERFDVLPVGITPEGAWVLAPGASTLAIEGGALPSVTAGTEVVLSGPRFVELREAGASGVLDDVDVVIPMLHGAYGEDGTIQGLLEMSGIPYVGSGVLASAVSMDKAFTKRILAAEGLPVGEYELLTRNDRTLSQEQRDRLGLPVFVKPCRAGSSHGISKVTDWAELDDAIAFARSVDPKVLVEAAVAGREVECGVLEFPDGRVEASLPAEVQTDSDWYDFEAKYLDESLELHIPAKLDDAVLEKVRALAVHAFKAVDGEGLARVDFFVTDDGDVLVNELNTMPGCTPSSAYPKMWAVTGIDFKTLVSTLIDTALARGSGLR; the protein is encoded by the coding sequence ATGAGCGAGCCGAAAATCCGAGTCGCCGTCGTGTTCGGCGGCCGTAGCACCGAACACGCCATCAGCTGCGTGTCGGCAGCGAGCGTGCTCGCCAATGTGGACACCGAACGTTTCGACGTCCTGCCGGTCGGCATCACGCCGGAAGGCGCCTGGGTGCTTGCGCCGGGCGCGTCCACGCTGGCGATCGAAGGCGGTGCGCTGCCGAGCGTCACCGCGGGCACCGAGGTGGTGCTGTCCGGGCCCAGGTTCGTGGAACTGCGCGAAGCAGGCGCGAGCGGGGTCCTCGACGACGTCGACGTGGTCATCCCCATGCTGCACGGCGCCTACGGCGAAGACGGCACCATCCAGGGACTGCTGGAGATGTCCGGGATCCCGTACGTCGGATCCGGTGTGCTGGCCAGCGCCGTGTCCATGGACAAGGCGTTCACCAAGCGGATCCTCGCCGCCGAAGGCCTGCCGGTCGGCGAGTACGAACTGCTGACCCGCAACGACCGCACGCTGTCGCAGGAGCAGCGGGACCGCCTCGGCCTGCCGGTGTTCGTCAAGCCGTGCCGCGCCGGTTCGTCGCACGGCATCTCGAAGGTCACCGACTGGGCCGAGCTGGACGACGCGATCGCGTTCGCCCGGTCGGTCGACCCGAAGGTGCTCGTCGAGGCCGCGGTGGCGGGCCGTGAGGTCGAGTGCGGCGTGCTGGAGTTCCCCGACGGCCGCGTCGAGGCGTCACTGCCCGCGGAGGTCCAGACCGACAGCGACTGGTACGACTTCGAGGCCAAGTACCTCGACGAGTCGCTGGAACTGCACATCCCGGCCAAACTCGACGACGCGGTGCTCGAGAAGGTCCGCGCGCTGGCGGTTCACGCTTTCAAGGCGGTGGACGGCGAAGGCCTCGCCCGCGTCGACTTCTTCGTCACCGACGACGGCGACGTGCTGGTCAACGAGCTGAACACGATGCCGGGCTGTACCCCGAGCTCGGCCTACCCGAAGATGTGGGCGGTCACCGGCATCGACTTCAAGACACTGGTGAGCACCCTCATCGACACCGCACTGGCCCGTGGCAGCGGCCTGCGCTGA
- a CDS encoding PLP-dependent aminotransferase family protein yields MAADPPAPPVTLDRESDTPLAVQLADALRSAAADGRLRSGDRLPSTRALATRLKVSRTVTSAAYEQLHAEGWIAGKHGSGTYITTAPPGSLPESAPRPKRGAATPVLLDLTPGSPWVGGIDRAAWRRAWRAAADAPPLARPERAGLPDYRAIIAEHLLRHRGLRVGEDETVLATSGTSAAVSELAFAVLGPGATVAIEEPGYQRAASAMTAAGLNVVLAPVDVEGFRVDAVPAGVKAVYCSPAHQYPLGGRMPAGRRVELVERARRDGFLVIEDDYDGELRYDVAPLPLLAALAPDVVVHLGTTSKILTPTLGTGWMVAPPSVVAKILEFRDHTGIGPAVAGQRVLIEYARNGDLGRHLRRLRRELSERRSLVVDALRDAGFEVLGDDAGAHVVVPLSSARVERDVRAKAEQFGARLDGLTRHHAGKPRWYGLALGYAACSRDELVEVLPQLIDLLRQTEGDR; encoded by the coding sequence GTGGCAGCCGACCCGCCCGCGCCCCCGGTCACGCTGGACCGTGAGTCTGACACGCCGCTGGCAGTCCAGCTCGCCGACGCATTGCGCTCCGCCGCCGCGGACGGACGACTGCGCAGCGGCGACCGGTTGCCCTCCACCCGTGCGCTGGCCACGCGCCTGAAAGTCAGCCGGACCGTCACCTCCGCGGCGTACGAACAACTGCACGCCGAAGGCTGGATCGCGGGCAAGCACGGATCCGGCACCTACATAACGACAGCCCCGCCGGGCAGCCTGCCCGAATCCGCCCCGCGGCCCAAACGCGGCGCGGCCACGCCCGTTCTGCTCGACCTCACGCCGGGAAGCCCGTGGGTCGGCGGGATCGACCGGGCCGCGTGGCGCCGCGCGTGGCGTGCCGCCGCCGACGCGCCACCGCTCGCCCGCCCGGAACGCGCCGGGCTGCCGGACTACCGCGCCATCATCGCCGAGCACCTGTTGCGCCACCGCGGTTTGCGAGTCGGCGAAGACGAAACCGTGCTGGCCACCAGCGGAACGTCCGCAGCGGTGTCCGAACTCGCGTTCGCCGTGCTCGGACCGGGCGCGACCGTCGCCATCGAGGAACCCGGCTACCAGCGGGCGGCTTCCGCGATGACCGCCGCCGGGCTCAACGTCGTACTGGCCCCGGTCGACGTCGAAGGGTTCCGGGTCGACGCGGTGCCTGCCGGTGTGAAGGCCGTCTACTGCTCGCCCGCGCACCAATATCCCCTCGGCGGCCGGATGCCCGCCGGTCGCCGGGTCGAACTCGTCGAACGCGCGCGGCGCGACGGGTTCCTGGTCATCGAGGACGACTACGACGGCGAACTGCGCTACGACGTGGCACCGCTGCCGTTGCTCGCCGCCCTCGCCCCGGATGTCGTCGTGCACCTGGGAACCACGAGCAAGATCCTCACACCGACGCTCGGCACCGGCTGGATGGTGGCGCCCCCGTCGGTTGTGGCCAAGATCCTCGAATTCCGCGACCACACCGGGATCGGCCCCGCGGTCGCCGGCCAGCGGGTGCTGATCGAGTACGCCCGCAACGGAGATCTGGGCAGGCACCTGCGGCGGCTGCGGCGGGAACTGTCCGAACGGCGTTCACTCGTCGTCGATGCCTTGCGGGACGCCGGTTTCGAGGTGCTCGGCGACGACGCGGGCGCGCACGTGGTCGTACCGCTGTCCTCGGCACGCGTGGAACGGGACGTACGGGCCAAAGCCGAGCAGTTCGGCGCCCGGCTCGACGGCCTGACCAGGCACCACGCCGGCAAGCCGCGCTGGTACGGCCTCGCGTTGGGCTACGCGGCGTGTTCCCGTGACGAGTTGGTGGAGGTATTGCCGCAGCTCATAGACCTGCTCAGGCAGACGGAGGGGGACAGGTAA
- a CDS encoding Lrp/AsnC ligand binding domain-containing protein, whose amino-acid sequence MVHAYILIQTEVGKAAAVAAEIAGIQGVTTAEDVTGPYDVIVRAEADSVDLLGQLVVARIQNVDGITRTLTCPVVHL is encoded by the coding sequence GTGGTCCACGCTTACATCCTCATCCAGACCGAGGTCGGCAAGGCGGCCGCGGTCGCGGCCGAGATCGCCGGAATACAGGGAGTCACCACCGCCGAGGACGTGACCGGGCCGTACGACGTGATCGTGCGCGCCGAAGCGGACAGCGTCGACCTGCTCGGCCAGCTCGTCGTGGCCCGCATCCAGAACGTGGACGGGATCACTCGGACGCTCACCTGCCCTGTGGTCCATCTTTGA
- a CDS encoding lysophospholipid acyltransferase family protein, with amino-acid sequence MARREKDGIWVKICAAVFYPITWLGKRVTRGTERIPRRGGAILVFNHVSHLDPVIDAVFVHRNKRVPRFLAKDSLFRIPVAGRIIAGAGTIPVYRGTSNAAESLRDATKALSEGKIVCIYPEGTISKDPEGWPMRSFPGVARLALTSDVPVLPIARWGTNHIYNGYTKKFSPFPRKTITTYVGEPVDLSQYRGEDPPTNTALVRVTELIMNDVKKLLAEIRGEQAPAGYFNPKKKAES; translated from the coding sequence TTGGCGCGTCGTGAGAAGGATGGGATCTGGGTCAAGATCTGCGCGGCGGTGTTCTACCCGATCACCTGGCTGGGCAAGCGGGTCACCCGAGGCACGGAGCGCATACCCCGCCGAGGTGGGGCGATCCTGGTGTTCAACCACGTCTCGCACCTCGATCCCGTGATCGACGCGGTGTTCGTGCACCGCAACAAGCGGGTGCCGAGGTTTCTGGCCAAGGACAGCCTCTTCCGCATCCCGGTGGCCGGAAGGATCATCGCGGGCGCGGGCACGATCCCGGTGTACCGGGGCACGTCCAACGCCGCTGAGAGCCTGCGCGACGCCACCAAGGCGCTGAGCGAGGGCAAGATCGTGTGCATCTACCCGGAAGGCACCATCAGCAAGGACCCGGAGGGCTGGCCGATGCGGTCGTTCCCCGGTGTGGCGCGGCTGGCGCTGACCAGCGACGTGCCCGTGCTGCCGATCGCGCGGTGGGGCACCAACCACATCTACAACGGGTACACGAAGAAGTTCAGCCCGTTCCCCCGCAAGACCATCACCACGTACGTCGGTGAGCCGGTCGACCTGTCGCAGTACCGTGGCGAAGACCCGCCGACCAACACCGCCCTCGTCCGCGTCACCGAGCTCATCATGAACGACGTGAAGAAGCTGCTCGCGGAGATCCGCGGCGAACAGGCGCCGGCCGGGTACTTCAACCCGAAGAAGAAGGCGGAGAGCTGA
- a CDS encoding cysteine dioxygenase — protein sequence MFAVPENTVALAAAPEVKHPARIAIEYALDRDRWRNQLRYDPAERFSVLLDRTDDHEIWLMSWLPGQSTDLHDHGSATGAFTIVSGVLTEQVMRTGDTLHLRPGQSRVFAPHYVHQVANQGADPAVSIHVYRATREMRTYP from the coding sequence ATGTTCGCCGTACCTGAGAACACCGTCGCGCTCGCCGCTGCTCCCGAGGTCAAGCACCCCGCCAGGATCGCCATCGAGTACGCGCTCGACCGGGATCGCTGGCGCAACCAGCTGCGCTACGACCCGGCCGAGCGTTTCTCCGTCCTGCTCGACCGCACGGACGACCACGAGATCTGGCTGATGAGCTGGCTGCCGGGGCAGTCGACGGATCTGCACGACCACGGCAGCGCGACCGGTGCGTTCACGATCGTGTCCGGTGTCCTGACCGAGCAGGTCATGCGCACCGGCGACACCCTCCACCTGCGGCCGGGCCAGTCACGCGTGTTCGCGCCGCACTACGTGCACCAGGTCGCCAACCAGGGCGCCGACCCCGCTGTCAGCATCCACGTCTACCGGGCTACGCGGGAGATGCGGACCTATCCCTGA
- a CDS encoding cystathionine gamma-lyase yields MTGYGDGTRCVHGGMPDPQPGTPLQASPVFATGFHAGHPSYGYGRADNPTYRALESAIGALDGGECVVFASGMAAISAVLGLAAGKIVLPSDGYYLTRTLAADLPVTVAEVPTAGPWPSFDGVDLVLLETPSNPGLDVCDITALVSAAHAAGALVAVDNTTATPIGQRPLELGADIVVSSDSKALAGHSDVLLGHVTCRSADVAGRIRHARTVRGGIPGPFETWLAHRGLGTLDLRLARQARNAAALYAALSGHPLVSDLRWPGAEQDSSYVVASKQMRRFNGVFTFTLRSQDAVERVLAASELVTAATSFGGLHSTADRRAQWGDPVPPGFVRFSAGCEDTDDLVADVLRALSTSDL; encoded by the coding sequence GTGACCGGGTACGGAGACGGGACCCGTTGCGTGCACGGCGGTATGCCCGACCCCCAGCCGGGGACCCCTTTGCAGGCATCGCCGGTCTTCGCGACCGGCTTCCACGCCGGGCATCCGTCCTATGGATACGGCCGGGCGGACAACCCGACCTACCGGGCGCTGGAGTCGGCGATCGGTGCACTGGACGGCGGGGAATGCGTGGTCTTCGCCTCCGGGATGGCCGCCATCTCGGCCGTTCTGGGACTGGCGGCCGGGAAAATCGTGCTGCCGTCGGACGGTTACTACCTGACGCGCACTCTCGCCGCCGACCTGCCGGTCACTGTCGCCGAGGTGCCCACAGCGGGGCCGTGGCCGTCGTTCGACGGCGTTGACCTGGTGTTGCTGGAAACGCCGTCCAACCCGGGCCTGGACGTGTGCGATATCACCGCGTTGGTCTCAGCGGCGCACGCGGCAGGCGCCCTTGTGGCTGTGGACAACACGACCGCGACGCCGATCGGGCAGCGGCCGTTGGAGCTCGGTGCGGACATCGTGGTGTCCAGCGACAGCAAGGCGCTCGCCGGGCACAGCGATGTCCTGCTGGGACACGTGACCTGCCGGTCGGCCGACGTGGCCGGCAGGATCCGGCACGCGCGGACCGTGCGCGGCGGGATCCCCGGCCCGTTCGAAACCTGGCTGGCGCACCGCGGTCTCGGCACGCTGGATCTGCGGCTGGCCAGGCAGGCGCGCAACGCTGCCGCGCTTTACGCGGCGCTGAGCGGACATCCGCTGGTGTCGGACCTGCGATGGCCTGGCGCCGAGCAGGATTCGTCCTACGTCGTGGCGTCCAAGCAGATGCGCAGGTTCAACGGGGTTTTCACGTTCACACTCCGGTCGCAGGACGCGGTCGAGCGGGTGCTTGCCGCGTCGGAACTGGTGACCGCGGCGACGAGCTTCGGCGGGTTGCACAGCACCGCCGACCGCCGTGCGCAGTGGGGCGATCCGGTGCCGCCGGGGTTCGTGCGGTTCTCCGCGGGGTGCGAGGACACCGACGACCTCGTCGCCGACGTGCTGCGGGCCCTGTCCACATCGGACCTATAG
- a CDS encoding pyridoxamine 5'-phosphate oxidase family protein encodes MTRTPLSPTPRSTIKRGKKRAVADRAALDAVLDAGLICHLSVVIDGAPVVLPTGYGRDGNTLYLHGSTGALSLRHTLDTDICVAVTLVDGIVYARSVFHFSANYRSAVVHGRARLVESEEERMHGLKVLTEHMAPGSWQHSRLPSAKEMAKTQVIALPLDEAAVKIRTGGPGDEPEDIESDIAWAGVLPLTRHWGAPVPSEDLSPGWVDAPAHIRDRSASPA; translated from the coding sequence GTGACCCGCACTCCACTATCGCCCACACCCCGCAGCACAATCAAACGCGGGAAGAAAAGAGCTGTCGCCGACCGGGCCGCACTGGACGCCGTCCTCGACGCCGGGCTGATCTGCCACCTGTCGGTCGTGATCGACGGCGCGCCCGTCGTCCTGCCGACCGGCTACGGCCGTGACGGCAACACCTTGTACCTGCACGGCTCAACCGGAGCGCTGAGCCTGCGCCACACACTCGACACAGATATATGTGTAGCCGTCACGCTCGTCGACGGCATCGTCTACGCCCGCTCGGTGTTCCACTTCTCCGCCAACTACCGCTCGGCGGTCGTGCACGGCCGCGCCCGGCTGGTGGAGTCCGAGGAAGAACGCATGCACGGCCTCAAAGTGCTCACCGAGCACATGGCTCCCGGCTCGTGGCAGCACAGCAGGCTGCCGAGCGCGAAGGAGATGGCGAAAACCCAGGTGATCGCCCTGCCGCTGGACGAAGCCGCCGTGAAGATCCGCACCGGCGGCCCCGGCGACGAACCCGAGGACATCGAGAGCGACATCGCGTGGGCGGGCGTGCTTCCGTTGACGCGGCACTGGGGCGCACCCGTACCGAGCGAGGACCTCTCACCGGGGTGGGTGGACGCTCCGGCTCACATCAGGGATAGGTCCGCATCTCCCGCGTAG
- the cofC gene encoding 2-phospho-L-lactate guanylyltransferase, translating to METDLVVPVKALPDAKSRLRGAVAPDEHANLVLAVLLDTVTAAGEADGVRRVLVVSSDPTVASVLAAEGFECVPEGPARGLNEALRHGAALLRQSDGPDRKDKGQIGALQADLPALRPDDLAAAIKTADGRRAFCADRQTTGTTLLLSAAGHPLNPMFGVGSALAHAASGALPLTGQWPSLRCDVDTAQDLAVARELGLGLRSTALLCAMAGGPIEC from the coding sequence GTGGAGACAGATCTCGTGGTGCCGGTGAAGGCGCTGCCGGACGCCAAGTCGCGGCTGCGCGGCGCGGTGGCGCCCGACGAGCACGCCAACCTGGTGCTCGCCGTGCTTTTGGACACAGTCACCGCGGCAGGCGAAGCCGACGGCGTGCGCCGGGTGCTGGTCGTCAGCTCGGATCCGACTGTCGCGAGCGTGCTCGCTGCCGAGGGATTCGAGTGCGTACCGGAAGGCCCGGCCCGTGGCCTGAACGAAGCCCTGCGGCACGGAGCCGCCCTGCTGCGCCAGTCGGACGGTCCCGACCGGAAGGACAAGGGACAAATCGGCGCACTCCAGGCGGATCTGCCCGCGCTGCGGCCGGACGACCTGGCCGCGGCCATCAAAACCGCCGATGGCAGGCGCGCTTTCTGCGCCGACCGGCAGACGACCGGCACCACCTTGTTGTTGTCCGCCGCCGGGCATCCGCTCAACCCGATGTTCGGCGTGGGTTCGGCACTGGCGCACGCGGCTTCCGGAGCGCTCCCGCTCACCGGGCAATGGCCGTCGTTGCGGTGCGACGTCGACACCGCGCAGGACCTCGCTGTGGCCCGTGAGCTCGGTCTCGGGCTTCGCAGCACCGCGCTACTGTGCGCGATGGCGGGTGGGCCGATCGAGTGTTAA